The Deinobacterium chartae genome includes a window with the following:
- a CDS encoding aminotransferase class I/II-fold pyridoxal phosphate-dependent enzyme has translation MDFPPLARAPHGGGAARIDFSVNSNPFGPNPLLVEAWRSADLARYPDPTYRAARAALGALHGYDPDAVALAVGSSELMYRLALSCLNPGDRVVALGAPFGEFARACALVRADLEVRSPSDPGRMNGVRMIYLSNPHNPTGRVLTAAELEVLLELGPLVVLDEAYAEFLAEPPRLAPHPRLLRLRSPGKAHGIVGARPAYALGPAGLIARLNNLQSAWALPAPLEALLLALPRAGGFLERTLPQVRALAAELAAGLGARPTGLPFFTVRVPDAPGITARLLGRGLRVRDCGSYGHADLLRVSTRTAAENRELVAAWKELR, from the coding sequence GTGGACTTTCCGCCGCTAGCGCGCGCCCCGCACGGCGGGGGTGCGGCGCGCATCGACTTCTCGGTGAACTCGAATCCCTTTGGCCCTAATCCGCTGCTGGTCGAGGCCTGGCGCTCGGCGGACCTCGCGCGTTACCCGGACCCGACCTACCGCGCGGCGCGTGCGGCGCTGGGAGCGCTGCACGGCTATGACCCGGACGCGGTGGCCCTGGCCGTGGGATCGAGCGAACTGATGTACCGTCTGGCCTTGAGCTGCCTGAATCCCGGCGACCGGGTGGTGGCGCTGGGCGCTCCGTTCGGCGAGTTCGCCCGGGCCTGCGCGCTGGTGCGCGCAGACCTCGAGGTGCGTTCTCCCTCCGATCCGGGCCGCATGAACGGGGTGCGGATGATTTATCTCTCCAACCCGCACAACCCGACCGGACGCGTGCTCACCGCGGCCGAGCTCGAGGTTTTGCTGGAGCTGGGGCCGCTGGTGGTGCTGGACGAGGCCTACGCCGAGTTTCTCGCGGAGCCGCCCCGCCTCGCCCCGCACCCTCGCCTGCTGCGGCTGCGCTCGCCGGGCAAGGCTCACGGAATCGTGGGAGCGCGGCCCGCCTACGCGCTGGGGCCTGCCGGTCTGATCGCGCGCCTGAACAACTTGCAGAGTGCTTGGGCGCTGCCCGCCCCCCTCGAGGCGCTGCTGCTGGCCCTGCCGCGCGCAGGCGGCTTTCTCGAGCGGACCCTGCCGCAGGTCCGGGCCCTGGCCGCCGAACTGGCCGCCGGGCTGGGAGCGCGCCCGACCGGCCTGCCGTTTTTCACCGTGCGGGTACCGGACGCACCGGGCATCACCGCCCGTTTGCTGGGGCGCGGTCTGCGGGTGCGCGACTGCGGCTCGTACGGGCACGCGGACCTGCTGCGCGTCTCGACCCGCACCGCTGCCGAGAACCGCGAACTGGTGGCAGCCTGGAAGGAGCTGCGATGA
- the cbiB gene encoding adenosylcobinamide-phosphate synthase CbiB → MSVWLAFLIDHLLGEPPARLHPVVWMGRYLGWARRRGTPSLRSGAVAWLGGALLSVLIARVAEGAASRLPAPLRPLARAALLKPLFAWRALDTAVGEVQAAADLEAARAALSTHLVSRDTSALPEAEVVGAALESLSENLSDSLVAPLLWYALGGLPAAALYRYANTADAMWGYRTPELERFGKAAARIDDLLNLLPARLTGLLLCALDRSGGGARVMLSDARNTASPNAGYPMSALAGVLGVELSKRGVYVLNAGGRLPARADLPRARRFVRRAAWTAALLGGLWTFRR, encoded by the coding sequence GTGAGCGTGTGGCTGGCTTTCCTGATCGATCATCTGCTGGGCGAACCGCCCGCCCGCCTGCATCCGGTGGTGTGGATGGGCCGCTATCTCGGCTGGGCGCGCAGGCGCGGCACTCCTTCGCTGCGCTCGGGTGCCGTGGCGTGGCTGGGCGGAGCGCTGCTGAGCGTGCTGATCGCCCGTGTGGCCGAAGGCGCCGCTTCCCGCCTGCCCGCGCCGCTGCGCCCGCTGGCCCGCGCGGCCCTGCTCAAGCCGCTGTTCGCCTGGCGCGCGCTGGACACGGCGGTCGGCGAGGTGCAGGCGGCTGCGGACCTCGAGGCGGCCAGGGCCGCCCTCTCAACGCATCTGGTGAGCCGGGACACCTCCGCGCTGCCCGAGGCCGAGGTGGTGGGCGCGGCCCTCGAGTCGCTCTCGGAGAACCTCTCGGATTCGCTGGTGGCTCCGCTGCTGTGGTACGCGCTGGGCGGCCTGCCCGCCGCCGCCCTTTACCGTTACGCCAACACCGCCGACGCCATGTGGGGCTACCGCACGCCCGAACTCGAGCGTTTCGGTAAAGCTGCGGCGCGCATCGACGACCTGTTGAACCTGCTGCCCGCCCGGCTGACCGGTCTGCTGCTGTGCGCGCTCGACCGTAGCGGCGGCGGCGCGCGGGTCATGCTATCGGACGCGCGCAACACCGCCTCGCCCAACGCGGGCTACCCGATGTCGGCGCTGGCCGGGGTGTTGGGCGTCGAGCTCTCCAAGCGCGGGGTGTACGTTCTGAACGCGGGCGGACGCCTGCCCGCGCGGGCAGACCTGCCGCGTGCCCGCCGTTTCGTGCGACGGGCGGCCTGGACCGCCGCCCTGCTGGGAGGACTGTGGACTTTCCGCCGCTAG
- a CDS encoding cobyrinate a,c-diamide synthase, with amino-acid sequence MTTLLSAPRLVFSAPSSGSGKTTVTSVVAAALRARGLSVAPFKAGPDYLDPTHLERAAGAAARNLDGFLLPPRTLEALFARTASKADVSLIEGVMGLFDGRDAASDEASTAELARRLRAPVVLVIDAWGAARSVAATALGFRNFAPDLELVGVILNRVGSGRHAHMCETALEQVGVRSFGYLERGSTLALPERHLGLVGALEHPLDPAVFARAAATLDLEGLLEAAHAAGPLEVDGAALPLPRPRRARIGVAWDEAFHFYYPDALEALEAAGAELVRFSPLRDAALPEVGALYFGGGYPELHAAALEANRTLRAAVRDFAATGRPVVGECGGLMYLGRSLSDPQGQVFEMTGVTPLRSRMTGRLTLGYREVVALHDSPLAQAGQTLRGHEFHYSVLEDPSPRPAYRAAGGQQLEGYASGSVLASYLHLHFAGAPDLARRFVETAS; translated from the coding sequence ATGACCACCCTGCTTTCCGCTCCCCGTCTGGTCTTTTCCGCCCCGTCTTCGGGGTCGGGCAAGACCACCGTGACGTCGGTGGTGGCGGCGGCCCTGCGCGCGCGCGGGCTGAGCGTGGCCCCGTTCAAGGCCGGGCCCGACTACCTCGACCCCACCCACCTCGAGCGGGCGGCGGGGGCGGCAGCAAGAAACCTCGACGGCTTCTTGCTGCCGCCGAGAACCCTCGAGGCGCTGTTCGCACGCACGGCTTCCAAGGCCGACGTGTCGCTGATCGAGGGCGTGATGGGCCTGTTCGACGGGCGCGACGCGGCGTCGGACGAGGCGTCTACCGCCGAGCTCGCCCGCAGGCTGCGCGCCCCGGTGGTGCTGGTCATCGACGCCTGGGGTGCGGCCCGCTCGGTGGCCGCCACCGCCTTGGGGTTTCGGAATTTTGCGCCGGACCTCGAGTTGGTGGGCGTGATCTTGAACCGGGTTGGCTCGGGACGGCACGCCCACATGTGCGAGACCGCGCTGGAGCAGGTGGGGGTGCGCTCGTTCGGCTACCTCGAGCGGGGCAGCACCCTGGCGCTGCCCGAACGACACCTGGGACTGGTCGGGGCGCTGGAGCACCCGCTGGACCCGGCCGTGTTCGCCCGCGCCGCTGCGACCCTGGACCTCGAGGGTCTGCTGGAGGCCGCCCACGCGGCAGGGCCGCTCGAGGTGGACGGCGCGGCCCTGCCGCTTCCGCGCCCCAGGCGTGCGCGCATCGGGGTGGCCTGGGACGAGGCCTTTCACTTCTACTACCCGGACGCGCTCGAGGCGCTCGAGGCGGCCGGGGCCGAACTGGTGCGCTTCAGCCCGCTGCGCGACGCGGCGCTGCCCGAGGTGGGGGCGCTGTACTTCGGAGGCGGGTACCCGGAACTGCACGCAGCGGCCCTCGAGGCCAACCGGACCCTGCGCGCTGCGGTGCGGGATTTTGCGGCCACGGGCCGACCGGTGGTGGGCGAGTGCGGCGGTCTGATGTACCTGGGCCGTAGCCTCAGCGACCCTCAGGGGCAGGTGTTCGAGATGACCGGCGTGACCCCGCTGCGCTCGCGCATGACCGGGCGCTTGACCCTGGGCTACCGCGAGGTCGTGGCCCTGCACGACTCACCGCTGGCGCAGGCCGGACAGACGCTGCGGGGCCACGAGTTTCACTACTCGGTCCTCGAGGACCCCTCGCCCCGTCCCGCCTACCGCGCAGCCGGCGGCCAGCAGCTCGAGGGATACGCGTCTGGCAGCGTCTTGGCCAGTTACCTGCACCTGCACTTTGCGGGCGCACCCGACTTGGCCCGCCGTTTTGTGGAGACCGCCTCGTGA
- the cobO gene encoding cob(I)yrinic acid a,c-diamide adenosyltransferase, with protein MSQGPHTEKPYQKPTGERRGLVIINTGNGKGKTTAALGLLMRAQGRGLRTRLFQFIKHEGAKFGEHRSLAALNIPFEGLGDGFSWTSKDLDNSAGLAQAGWEVAKAAILSQDYDLIVLDEATYPINWGWISLEDVLETLRNRPRNLHVVITGRRAPEALIEYADTVTEMQPVKHAFQAGIPAQRGIEH; from the coding sequence ATGAGCCAAGGACCGCACACTGAGAAACCGTACCAGAAGCCGACCGGCGAACGCCGCGGTCTGGTGATCATCAATACCGGTAACGGCAAGGGCAAGACCACCGCCGCCCTGGGTCTGCTGATGCGCGCGCAGGGACGCGGGTTGCGCACCCGCCTGTTTCAGTTCATCAAGCACGAGGGGGCCAAGTTCGGCGAGCACCGTTCGCTCGCGGCCCTGAACATCCCCTTCGAGGGCCTGGGCGACGGCTTCTCGTGGACTTCGAAGGACCTGGACAACAGCGCAGGCCTGGCGCAGGCCGGCTGGGAGGTCGCCAAGGCGGCCATCTTGTCGCAGGACTACGACCTGATCGTGCTGGACGAGGCCACTTACCCGATCAACTGGGGCTGGATTTCCCTCGAGGATGTCCTGGAGACCCTCCGCAACCGCCCTCGCAACCTGCACGTCGTGATCACCGGCCGCCGCGCACCGGAGGCGCTGATCGAGTATGCCGACACCGTGACCGAGATGCAGCCGGTCAAGCATGCCTTCCAGGCCGGAATTCCGGCCCAGCGCGGCATCGAGCACTGA
- a CDS encoding adenosylcobinamide amidohydrolase, which produces MNAAYPARLTLRHGALLLDLELPRPVISSAPFGGGMSERRYLVNRSVPPTFCPPDLEVAALAELAALNLPADQTVCAFTAVDVFRFGEGVALERGVRAAAFVTAGLGNLAAPGLSALAPVRPGTINAFVLLEADLPPAALVETVQVITEVKARLLAGRSTREGFPGTGTSTDTVTVALLPGRFERYAGAVTPVGRAVARAFSTALTQALGAPEESHEPRTAH; this is translated from the coding sequence GTGAACGCCGCCTACCCGGCCCGGCTCACGCTGCGTCATGGGGCGCTGCTGCTCGACCTTGAACTGCCGCGCCCGGTGATCTCGAGCGCCCCGTTCGGCGGCGGGATGTCCGAGCGCCGCTACCTGGTGAACCGCAGCGTTCCGCCCACCTTCTGCCCGCCCGACCTCGAGGTGGCGGCCCTGGCCGAACTGGCCGCCCTGAACCTGCCCGCCGACCAGACCGTGTGCGCCTTTACGGCGGTGGACGTGTTCCGTTTCGGCGAAGGCGTGGCCCTCGAGCGCGGGGTGCGCGCGGCCGCCTTTGTCACGGCGGGCCTGGGCAACCTCGCCGCGCCGGGCCTGAGCGCGCTGGCCCCGGTCCGGCCCGGCACCATCAACGCTTTCGTGCTGCTCGAGGCCGACCTGCCGCCCGCTGCGCTGGTCGAGACCGTGCAGGTGATCACCGAGGTCAAGGCGCGCCTGCTGGCGGGCCGTAGCACCCGCGAGGGATTTCCGGGCACGGGAACTTCCACCGACACCGTGACCGTGGCCCTGCTGCCCGGCCGTTTTGAGCGTTACGCCGGAGCGGTGACCCCTGTGGGCCGCGCCGTCGCGCGCGCGTTTTCGACCGCACTCACCCAGGCCCTGGGGGCCCCGGAGGAAAGCCATGAGCCAAGGACCGCACACTGA
- a CDS encoding ABC transporter substrate-binding protein: protein MKHSLLLSAFLLSSAAFATSYPVTVTDDRGRQVTLEREPKRIVSLIPSSTETLCAIGVCDRIVGVDNFSNYPEQVNRLPKLGGMNANLEEVVKLRPDVVFVAENSRSVEQLERAGLRVFVGTAQTYAEIFEKIQTLGKLVNHERQATQVVANIKRDIQRVEAALKGVRPVSVYFEVDASGYTAGPNSFIGELLKRAGGRNVVPANLGDFPKISPELVLTRKPQVIVGATLEAVSARPGWNTVPAVQARRVYGFTPLERDAVVRPGPRVAQGLEVLARMLHPELRR from the coding sequence ATGAAACACTCCCTGCTGCTCTCGGCATTTCTGCTCTCCAGCGCCGCGTTTGCCACCTCGTACCCCGTGACCGTCACCGACGACCGGGGCCGACAGGTCACCCTCGAGCGCGAGCCCAAACGCATCGTGTCCCTGATCCCGTCGTCCACCGAGACGCTGTGCGCCATCGGCGTGTGCGACCGCATCGTCGGTGTGGACAACTTTTCCAACTACCCCGAGCAGGTCAACCGGCTTCCCAAGCTGGGCGGTATGAACGCCAACCTCGAGGAGGTCGTGAAGCTCAGGCCCGACGTGGTGTTCGTGGCCGAGAACTCGCGCTCGGTCGAACAGCTCGAGCGTGCCGGGCTGCGGGTGTTCGTGGGTACGGCCCAGACCTACGCCGAGATCTTCGAGAAGATTCAGACGCTGGGGAAACTGGTCAACCACGAGCGTCAGGCCACGCAGGTCGTGGCGAACATCAAGCGCGACATCCAGCGGGTCGAGGCCGCGCTCAAAGGTGTCCGGCCAGTCAGCGTGTACTTCGAGGTGGACGCCTCCGGTTACACCGCCGGGCCGAACTCGTTCATCGGAGAACTGCTCAAGCGCGCCGGGGGCCGCAACGTGGTGCCCGCCAACCTGGGCGACTTTCCCAAGATCAGCCCTGAGCTGGTGCTGACCCGCAAGCCGCAGGTGATCGTAGGGGCCACGCTCGAGGCCGTCTCGGCCCGTCCGGGCTGGAACACCGTGCCGGCGGTGCAGGCCAGGCGGGTCTACGGGTTCACGCCGCTCGAGCGCGACGCGGTGGTGCGTCCCGGGCCGCGCGTGGCGCAGGGCCTCGAGGTGCTCGCACGCATGCTGCACCCCGAGCTGCGGCGGTGA
- a CDS encoding bifunctional adenosylcobinamide kinase/adenosylcobinamide-phosphate guanylyltransferase → MSVSELWLAVAGPRGERPELSVTPDALLGSPNHPVSLELPLPPALPRSTLAWVSAAQARALLEALTGLRGAALDRGGTALLRLQPGGAQLLKLLPLEELHVPRLSLLTGGARSGKSGRAERLAERLAARAGLAVSVIVTAQAFDDEMRERIRRHRADRPSHWTTLEAPHDPLAALAGAQGVVLLDCLSLWVSNRMLQGAGEAVILEQARALAAALRERPAPAVAVTNEVGSGIVPDNALARAYRDVLGRVNATVASAADLVALCAAGEATALRGDARWLHQRPE, encoded by the coding sequence GTGAGCGTTTCCGAACTGTGGCTGGCGGTGGCCGGACCGCGCGGCGAGCGACCGGAGCTGAGCGTGACGCCCGACGCACTGCTGGGTAGCCCGAACCATCCCGTTTCCCTCGAGCTGCCCCTGCCGCCCGCCCTGCCCAGGAGCACGCTCGCCTGGGTCAGCGCGGCGCAGGCACGTGCCCTGCTCGAGGCCCTCACCGGCCTGCGCGGCGCGGCGCTGGACCGTGGAGGCACGGCCCTGCTGCGACTTCAACCGGGCGGCGCACAGCTGCTGAAACTGCTGCCCCTCGAGGAGCTCCACGTTCCACGCCTGAGCCTGCTGACCGGCGGCGCGCGCTCGGGCAAGTCGGGCCGGGCCGAACGGCTGGCCGAGCGGCTGGCCGCCCGTGCGGGCCTCGCGGTCAGCGTCATCGTGACCGCCCAGGCCTTCGACGACGAGATGCGCGAGCGCATCCGCCGTCACCGCGCGGACCGCCCGTCACACTGGACCACCCTCGAGGCCCCGCACGACCCGCTCGCGGCGCTCGCAGGGGCGCAGGGCGTGGTGCTGCTCGACTGCCTGAGCCTGTGGGTATCCAACCGCATGCTGCAGGGCGCGGGCGAGGCGGTGATCCTCGAGCAGGCCCGCGCCCTGGCGGCCGCGCTGCGCGAGCGACCGGCCCCGGCGGTGGCGGTCACCAACGAGGTGGGATCGGGCATCGTACCCGACAACGCGCTGGCGCGGGCCTACCGCGACGTGCTGGGCCGGGTGAACGCGACCGTGGCCTCCGCAGCCGATCTGGTCGCGCTGTGCGCTGCCGGAGAGGCGACGGCGCTGCGCGGCGACGCCCGCTGGCTCCACCAGCGGCCCGAATGA
- a CDS encoding S9 family peptidase: MTTAPRPSALPATLFRLPVLTFPALSHDGRRVAYYANVQERFEIFVLDLPSGRSRAVTHGNAPQSPSTALLWTHAGDSLIYGDDRRGNERHTLYRLRLEEGRSEPLTQGDFRHQAVSLTSDDRFLSVLSNRAGGTQLFRLDLHDLSWQQLTHDDAPVSGGLWSPDGRRLAFARSSRQQPRRSDVWIMNADGSGARAVLSVRADSAEHPVAWHPQGNGLLVNSNAFAAPRAGLLDLDTLEVHWLGDDQSALEENGVGFSPDGLRVLTVRSFEAASVPVWWDRSRGSAAPLDLPTGVVSDVQVRSGQVSFLHSSSTSRPTLWTAEAHKAPRVALEPEYGGVDPSRFVPEQVVRYRSFDGQEVPALLYVPRDRQPHERLPAIVRVHGGPTAHFPRAFHLETQLLVSRGYVVLMPNVRGSTGYGRAWREANLKDWGGGDLEDVVAGAEYLKSLPFVDPERLGVYGRSYGGYLSYLVSVKRPEVFKVAVPVVGMSDLEQLQRDNERLAPSLAHYFRSMMGHPEQDAELWRDRSAVHFAHRLKARMLILHGRNDPRCPENQATAFVERLRAAGKVEGEDFELHLFDQGHATLEEGAQLHAFGLVEDFLARRL, encoded by the coding sequence ATGACCACCGCGCCGCGCCCGTCTGCCCTGCCCGCCACCTTGTTCCGGCTTCCGGTCCTCACCTTTCCCGCGCTCTCGCACGACGGCCGCCGGGTCGCCTACTACGCCAACGTGCAAGAACGCTTCGAGATCTTCGTGCTGGACCTGCCCAGCGGCCGCTCGCGGGCGGTGACGCACGGCAACGCGCCGCAGTCGCCCAGCACCGCGCTGCTGTGGACCCACGCGGGCGACAGCCTGATCTACGGCGACGACCGGCGCGGCAACGAACGCCACACGCTCTACCGCCTGCGCCTCGAGGAGGGGCGCAGCGAACCGCTGACCCAGGGCGACTTCCGGCACCAGGCGGTGAGCCTGACCTCGGACGACCGTTTCCTGAGCGTCCTGAGCAACCGCGCGGGCGGCACGCAGCTGTTCCGGCTCGACCTGCACGACCTCTCGTGGCAGCAGCTGACCCACGACGACGCCCCGGTCTCGGGCGGCCTGTGGAGCCCGGACGGGCGACGCCTCGCTTTTGCGCGCAGCTCGAGGCAACAGCCGCGCCGCAGCGACGTCTGGATCATGAACGCCGACGGCAGCGGGGCTCGCGCGGTCCTGAGCGTCCGTGCGGACTCGGCCGAACACCCGGTCGCGTGGCACCCTCAGGGAAACGGCCTGCTGGTCAACTCGAACGCCTTCGCCGCGCCGCGCGCGGGCCTGCTGGACCTGGATACCCTCGAGGTGCACTGGCTGGGAGACGACCAAAGCGCCCTCGAGGAGAACGGGGTGGGATTTTCCCCGGACGGACTTCGGGTGCTGACCGTGCGGTCGTTCGAGGCCGCCTCGGTGCCGGTGTGGTGGGACCGGAGCCGGGGCTCGGCCGCTCCGCTGGACCTGCCGACCGGCGTGGTGAGCGATGTGCAGGTCCGATCAGGCCAGGTCAGCTTCTTGCACTCGAGCAGCACCTCGAGGCCCACGCTGTGGACGGCCGAAGCGCATAAGGCCCCGCGCGTCGCGCTCGAGCCCGAGTACGGCGGCGTGGACCCCTCACGCTTCGTTCCCGAACAGGTGGTCCGCTACCGCAGTTTTGACGGGCAGGAGGTGCCGGCCCTGCTGTACGTTCCGCGTGACCGGCAACCGCACGAGCGCCTGCCTGCCATCGTGCGCGTCCACGGCGGCCCCACCGCGCACTTTCCGCGCGCTTTTCACCTCGAGACCCAACTGCTGGTCAGCCGGGGATACGTGGTCTTGATGCCCAACGTGCGCGGCTCGACCGGCTACGGCCGCGCGTGGCGCGAAGCGAACCTCAAGGATTGGGGCGGCGGCGATCTCGAGGACGTGGTGGCCGGGGCCGAGTACCTGAAGTCGCTGCCCTTCGTGGACCCGGAGCGGCTGGGCGTGTACGGGCGCTCCTACGGCGGCTACCTGAGCTACCTGGTCTCGGTCAAACGGCCCGAGGTCTTCAAAGTGGCCGTACCGGTGGTGGGCATGAGCGACCTCGAGCAGCTTCAGCGCGACAACGAGCGATTGGCCCCCAGTCTGGCGCACTACTTTCGCTCGATGATGGGCCACCCCGAGCAGGACGCGGAACTGTGGCGCGACCGCAGCGCGGTGCACTTCGCGCACCGGCTCAAGGCCCGCATGCTGATCCTGCACGGCCGCAACGACCCACGCTGCCCCGAGAACCAGGCCACCGCCTTTGTGGAACGGCTCAGGGCCGCCGGAAAGGTCGAGGGCGAGGATTTCGAGCTGCACCTGTTCGATCAGGGACACGCCACCCTCGAGGAAGGGGCACAGCTGCACGCTTTCGGGCTGGTCGAGGACTTTCTTGCGCGGAGGCTGTAG
- a CDS encoding DUF2252 domain-containing protein — protein MTVETLPFPFAPHPTRQERRNAGKALRLVVPRAAHAQWSAPADRPDPVELLRRTSRGRLPDFVPIRYGRMVASPFAFFRGAAAQMAHDLSSTPVSGLRVQAVGDAHLMNFGSYATPERNLVFDVNDFDETLPAPWEWDVKRFAASVVVAGRFIGLREEQARDACLAGVRAYRLRLRDYARMTHLEVWYDRIDAHEAIEDIARHARKHAEAMFDKARTRTSLQALSKLARQQGGQWRIVDDPPLVTHVRDERVRGWIEALQGGYFDTVPEDRRSLLERYTLADWALRVTGVGSAGRRSLILLLSAGDDDVLFLQIKEARRSVLEAFAGPCSSGNPAQRIVRGQRLIQAASDPFLGWVHGRLSFYVRQLRDMKGSFELEDMSGSDLLEYAELCGWALARAHARSGDAAALCGYLGKSEAFDTAIVAFAARYADQTERDHAALERAVREGRLEVITGV, from the coding sequence ATGACTGTCGAAACTCTCCCCTTTCCTTTTGCCCCTCATCCGACCCGCCAGGAACGGCGCAACGCCGGCAAGGCCCTGCGCCTGGTCGTTCCCCGGGCTGCGCACGCCCAGTGGAGCGCTCCCGCAGACCGCCCGGACCCGGTCGAACTGCTGCGCCGCACCAGCCGGGGACGCCTGCCGGACTTTGTACCGATCCGCTACGGACGCATGGTCGCCTCGCCCTTCGCGTTTTTCCGCGGAGCGGCCGCGCAGATGGCCCATGACCTGTCCTCCACCCCGGTCAGCGGCCTGCGGGTGCAGGCGGTGGGCGACGCGCACCTGATGAACTTCGGCTCCTACGCGACCCCGGAGCGCAATCTGGTCTTCGACGTCAACGATTTCGACGAGACCCTGCCCGCCCCCTGGGAGTGGGACGTCAAGCGCTTCGCGGCGAGCGTGGTGGTCGCCGGGCGCTTTATCGGCCTGCGCGAGGAACAGGCCCGCGACGCGTGCTTGGCGGGCGTGCGCGCTTACCGCCTGCGCCTGCGCGACTACGCCCGCATGACCCACCTCGAGGTGTGGTACGACCGCATCGACGCGCACGAGGCCATCGAGGACATTGCCCGGCACGCCCGCAAGCACGCCGAGGCGATGTTCGACAAGGCACGCACCCGCACCTCGCTGCAGGCCCTGTCCAAGCTGGCCCGGCAGCAAGGCGGGCAGTGGCGCATCGTGGACGACCCGCCGCTGGTCACCCACGTCCGCGACGAACGGGTACGCGGCTGGATCGAGGCGCTGCAGGGCGGCTACTTTGACACGGTGCCCGAGGACCGCCGCAGCCTGCTCGAGCGCTACACCCTGGCCGACTGGGCGCTGCGGGTCACCGGGGTCGGCAGCGCGGGGCGCCGCAGCCTGATCCTGCTGCTCAGCGCCGGAGACGACGACGTGCTGTTCTTGCAGATCAAGGAGGCGCGCCGCTCGGTCCTCGAGGCCTTCGCCGGACCGTGCAGCAGCGGCAACCCGGCGCAGCGCATCGTGCGCGGCCAGCGGCTGATTCAGGCGGCCAGCGACCCGTTTTTGGGCTGGGTGCACGGCCGCCTGTCCTTTTACGTGCGCCAGTTGCGCGACATGAAAGGCTCGTTTGAGCTCGAGGACATGTCGGGCTCGGACCTGCTCGAGTACGCCGAGCTGTGCGGCTGGGCGCTGGCCCGCGCCCACGCGCGCTCCGGAGACGCCGCCGCCTTGTGCGGCTATCTGGGCAAGAGCGAGGCTTTCGACACGGCCATCGTCGCCTTCGCCGCCCGCTACGCGGACCAGACCGAGCGCGACCACGCGGCCCTCGAGCGCGCGGTGCGCGAAGGCCGCCTCGAGGTGATCACCGGAGTGTAG